The Candidatus Acetothermia bacterium genome includes the window GGCTGGTGGCGCTCCTCGGGGGCCACCCCGAGATCGAGGTCCGGATCCGGAGCCTCGCCTAAGGGGGGCGAGCTAGGGCGGGAGGATTCGAACCTCCGAATGGCGGCTCCAAAGGCCGCTGCCTTACCGCTTGGCTACGCCCTAGTCCCTGGGAGGATAGCCCCCTCCCAGGCGTCGGACAAGAGTTCCTGCCCCGGGCGCGGTGACGTACACTCCTGGGGATGGACAGGCGCTGGGGAGCGTCGGGAGGCCTGAGGCCGTGGTGATCATGCTCCTCTCCCTACTCGGCTTTGGTCTGGGGTCGCTTCCCTTCTCGGCGTGGGCCGCGCGGCTCCTGGCCCGGGCCGACGTGCGCGGAGTGGGGGATGGGAACCCCGGGGCGGCGAACGCCTGGCGGGCCGGAGGGTGGAAGGTGGGGCTCCTCGCCCTGGTCCTCGACGTGGGCAAGGGGGCCTTCCCCGTGCTCCTCGCCCGCCTCGTGGTCGGCCTGGAAGGGTGGGCCCTCGTCCCCGTGGCCCTGGCCCCGGCCCTGGGGCACACGTTCTCGCCCTGGGTTGGGTTCCGGGGGGGCAAGGCCGTGGCCACCACGTTCGGAGTCTGGACGGGGCTCACCTACTGGGAGGTCCCGACCGCGTTCGGCCTCTCCTTGGCCGGGATCCGC containing:
- a CDS encoding glycerol-3-phosphate acyltransferase, coding for MTYTPGDGQALGSVGRPEAVVIMLLSLLGFGLGSLPFSAWAARLLARADVRGVGDGNPGAANAWRAGGWKVGLLALVLDVGKGAFPVLLARLVVGLEGWALVPVALAPALGHTFSPWVGFRGGKAVATTFGVWTGLTYWEVPTAFGLSLAGIRQVQGNDAWTVALALPIVFLFLLLSRSEPGLLVAWGANALLLLWTHRRELRAPPRWRRGP